CTTTTCTTCTGACGATTGGACTCATCTGTTATTTTCCCATTCCTTCGATTGCATAAGCCACTGATTTATAGTTATCATCCTTGATAATGCGCGACAGACCGATGGCCACACTGGCAATCGGCTGTTCCGCCATATTTACCTGCAGCCCGGTGCCCTTGCTGATCAGCTCGCTCAGATGGTTGACCTGAGAAGCGCCGCCGGTCAGATAGACGCCATGGCGGTAAATATCGGCCGCCAGTTCGGGTGGCGTCCTCTCGAGGATGACTTTAATGTTATCAATGATCGTACTGAAATGCTCCTGAAGCGCTTCGTCCACAAGCGCCGTGGGAATCTCTCTCTCCACGGGAAGCCCGGTGACAATATCTCTGCCATAGACAACAGCGCCTTTACCGGCCTTCTCCAGATCACACAGAGAAATTTTCACATTTTCCGATGTCTTGCCGCCGATGATCAGACTGAACTCTTTTCTGACCGCAGAACGGATTGATTCGTCAAATTTCTTGCCACCGACATTGATCAGATGACTGAGCACAATGCCGCCGAGCGACAAAATGGAAATCTCCGTCGTATCGTATCCAACGTTGACGAGCAGTACGCCCTGCGCATTTTTGACATCGATGTCCATGCCAAGTCCGTCGGCAATCGCCTTTTCCACGACCATAATCTTTTTCGCCTTCACATTGGCATCCCGGATCAGATCATAGAACGCTCTCTTCTCCACCTCGGTGATGTCGGTAGGTACCGCCACATAATAGTCTGCGGATTTGATACCGCCCTTCATCAGACCTCCGATAAAAAACCGGACGAGCGTCTCCATATTTTTAATATCGGCGATAACACCGTTACAGAGCGGATAGGAAATATGGATATTTCCCGGCGCCTTTTCATACATTTCAAATGCGGAATTTCCGTAAGCAAATAACGTATTTTTATTTTCGATGGCGATCATATTTTTCTCGACCATAATACTGTCGTCCGCCCTGCTGTAGATTTTGATGTTGTTGGTACCGAGATCGATACCAAATGCACTGTTTGCCAATTCAACTTCCCCTTTCTTCTATAAGTAACCCATTTCTTTAAAACTGTAAAATTTTTTATCTCCAATAATAATATGGTCGATCAGAGGGATTTCAATCAATTCCGAAGCGTTTTTGATGCGCTGCGTCGCTATCCTATCCTGTTTGCCGGGTGTCGGGTCCCCGCCCGGATGATTGTGCAGCAGCATAATATAGACTGCGCCATGCCGCAGAGCCGTGAGAAAGATCTCCCGGCAGGAGACCAGAGAAGCGTTTACTGTGCCTTCTGACAAAATATGTTCCCCGATCAGGCGATTGCGGTTATCCATCATCAGCAGCATGACTTTTTCTCTCTCAGAGTGCCGCATACGTTCCATGTAATAATCCGCCACAGTCTCCGGACTTGTCATCCGCAGGGATTCTCTGGCCGTCTTCTGTGCGATCCGCGAAGACAGCTCGGCGATACATTTCAGTTTGATAGCCTTAACCTGACCGATTCCGCGTATACTTGTCAATTCTTTCAGAGAGACATGGTGAAGCCCCAGAATGCCTCTTTCCCGCTCTCCCTGAATGGAGAGCACTTTGTTAGCGATTGACACCGTATCCTCCCCGACCGTACCTGTGCGGAGGACCACGGCGAGAAGCTCCGCATCCGTAAGCTGCTCCGCTCCCGCTTCCAGATATTTTTCGTAGGGACCGTCTCTGTGGACGGTCTTTTTTTCTTTCTTTTTATCCTGCATCTGTTTTCTGATTCTATACAGACAGGCCCCTGTTATTTATTATAAAAAAGCAATATACAGTCATACTGATCATGGTTGTACGTTGTTAATATTACCACAATTCCCATTTTATGTATATAAAATTTCCCGAAAATTTTTCGATGATTTTTATGAAAAAAGCCCTTTTACCAACTCTTTTTCGACTAAAATCTGCAACGTTTTCAAAATGCCGAACTTCGCGTGCTGCCATGTGAGACCTCCCTGAAAATAGACGGCGTACGGCGGCCGGATCGGTCCGTCCGCGGACAGTTCGATGGAGGAGCCGGA
The sequence above is a segment of the Lachnospiraceae bacterium JLR.KK008 genome. Coding sequences within it:
- a CDS encoding rod shape-determining protein — encoded protein: MANSAFGIDLGTNNIKIYSRADDSIMVEKNMIAIENKNTLFAYGNSAFEMYEKAPGNIHISYPLCNGVIADIKNMETLVRFFIGGLMKGGIKSADYYVAVPTDITEVEKRAFYDLIRDANVKAKKIMVVEKAIADGLGMDIDVKNAQGVLLVNVGYDTTEISILSLGGIVLSHLINVGGKKFDESIRSAVRKEFSLIIGGKTSENVKISLCDLEKAGKGAVVYGRDIVTGLPVEREIPTALVDEALQEHFSTIIDNIKVILERTPPELAADIYRHGVYLTGGASQVNHLSELISKGTGLQVNMAEQPIASVAIGLSRIIKDDNYKSVAYAIEGMGK
- the radC gene encoding DNA repair protein RadC codes for the protein MQDKKKEKKTVHRDGPYEKYLEAGAEQLTDAELLAVVLRTGTVGEDTVSIANKVLSIQGERERGILGLHHVSLKELTSIRGIGQVKAIKLKCIAELSSRIAQKTARESLRMTSPETVADYYMERMRHSEREKVMLLMMDNRNRLIGEHILSEGTVNASLVSCREIFLTALRHGAVYIMLLHNHPGGDPTPGKQDRIATQRIKNASELIEIPLIDHIIIGDKKFYSFKEMGYL